One Roseomonas sp. OT10 DNA window includes the following coding sequences:
- a CDS encoding four-carbon acid sugar kinase family protein, translating to MAPRPPLLGWYGDDFTGSTDVLEALGLGGLRARLFAAPPTPEALAEAGELDAVGIAGEARSRSPEWMREHLPEAFAALRDSGARLIHYKVCSTFDSSPTLGSIGCALEIGQDLLDTPCVPILVGAPSLGRWVMFGTLFARAGDGAVYRLDRHPTMSRHPATPMDEADLARHLARQTARPIHGLDLRGLEAAAQDGAAALRRAAVAGARALVLDGHDAATLAAGGRLLLGAVRGQGRDGGPVFVIGSSGVEHALAAARNAPVPERPAPGAAGPVLVLSGSASPQTAAQIAQGERAGFAAFRLDPLDPRAAEALHAPVLAALERGPGAILYTARGPGDDSLGAIRAALGGPEATGPAIGGLLGRLWSRLGAARRIPRVVVCGGDTASHACQEVGARWFDLVAPLAPGSPLIRLAAHDPGADGAEVVLKGGQVGGPRLFEAVAAGSAALAVAGV from the coding sequence ATGGCGCCGCGCCCCCCTTTGCTCGGCTGGTACGGCGACGACTTCACCGGCAGCACGGACGTGCTGGAGGCGCTGGGCCTCGGGGGCCTGCGCGCGCGCCTCTTCGCCGCCCCGCCCACGCCCGAGGCGCTGGCGGAAGCCGGCGAGCTGGACGCGGTCGGCATCGCCGGCGAAGCGCGTAGCCGTTCGCCGGAGTGGATGCGGGAGCACCTGCCAGAAGCCTTCGCCGCGCTGCGCGATTCCGGCGCGCGGCTGATCCACTACAAGGTCTGCTCCACCTTCGATTCCTCGCCGACGCTCGGCTCCATCGGCTGCGCCCTGGAGATCGGGCAGGACCTGCTCGACACCCCCTGCGTGCCCATCCTGGTCGGCGCGCCCAGCCTGGGGCGCTGGGTGATGTTCGGCACCCTCTTCGCCCGCGCCGGGGACGGCGCCGTGTACCGGCTCGACCGCCACCCCACCATGTCCCGCCACCCCGCGACGCCGATGGACGAGGCGGACCTCGCCCGCCACCTGGCACGGCAGACGGCGCGGCCCATCCACGGCCTCGACCTGCGCGGGCTGGAGGCGGCGGCGCAGGACGGTGCCGCCGCGCTGCGTCGCGCCGCGGTCGCCGGCGCGCGGGCGCTGGTGCTGGACGGGCACGACGCCGCCACCCTGGCGGCCGGCGGGCGGCTGCTGCTCGGCGCCGTGCGCGGGCAGGGGCGGGACGGGGGGCCGGTCTTCGTCATCGGCTCCTCCGGCGTCGAGCACGCCCTGGCCGCGGCGCGCAACGCCCCCGTGCCGGAGCGGCCCGCCCCCGGCGCGGCGGGCCCGGTGCTGGTGCTCTCCGGCAGCGCCTCGCCGCAGACGGCGGCGCAGATCGCGCAGGGCGAGCGCGCGGGCTTCGCCGCCTTCCGCCTGGACCCGCTGGACCCCCGCGCGGCCGAGGCGCTGCACGCCCCCGTCCTGGCGGCCCTGGAGCGCGGGCCGGGCGCCATCCTCTACACCGCGCGCGGGCCGGGGGATGACAGCCTCGGCGCCATCCGCGCTGCGCTGGGCGGGCCGGAGGCCACGGGGCCGGCGATCGGCGGGCTGCTCGGGCGCCTCTGGTCCCGCCTGGGCGCCGCCCGCCGCATCCCGCGCGTCGTTGTCTGCGGCGGCGACACCGCCAGCCATGCCTGCCAGGAAGTGGGCGCGCGCTGGTTCGACCTCGTGGCGCCCCTGGCCCCGGGCTCGCCGCTGATCCGCCTCGCCGCGCACGATCCGGGGGCCGATGGGGCGGAGGTGGTGCTGAAGGGCGGGCAGGTCGGCGGGCCGCGCCTGTTCGAGGCGGTGGCGGCGGGGTCGGCCGCGCTCGCCGTGGCGGGGGTGTGA
- a CDS encoding ribulose-bisphosphate carboxylase large subunit family protein produces the protein MTGDSVTGDSMMGELAARALADGRIWARYWIETPWPLAKAAEVLAGEQSAGTFVPVPGHTPELQAAAGARVEAIAEQPDAPGPSLPGCRPPSMAPGGGAPRWRRAEILVSWPLANLGASLPNLQATVAGNLFELSQFSGLRLLDLGLPPAFLDGCPGPGFGIPGTRRLAGVPRLPLIGTIIKPSIGLSPAATAALVDRLCEGGIDFIKDDELQADGPHCPFDARVAAVMGVVERHADRLGRKPMVAFNLTGEPDEMRRRHDTVLAAGGTCVMASMHSVGLAGMLALRRHAQLPIHAHRNGWGLFGRSPAVGVSYVAWQQLFRAAGADHLHVNGLRNKFAEDDASVLASARACLTPLSAGRDDAAQDDRAMPVFSSGQWAGMAADTFAGLGSADLIHAAGGGIVAHPDGVAAGVRSLRLAWEAALAGEAWDDAARRHPELARAAEAFGRG, from the coding sequence ATGACCGGCGATTCCGTGACGGGCGATTCCATGATGGGCGAACTCGCGGCGCGGGCCCTGGCGGATGGCCGCATCTGGGCGCGCTACTGGATCGAGACGCCCTGGCCGCTGGCGAAGGCGGCCGAGGTCCTGGCCGGGGAGCAGTCCGCCGGCACCTTCGTCCCCGTCCCCGGCCACACGCCGGAGCTCCAGGCCGCGGCCGGCGCCCGGGTGGAGGCGATCGCGGAGCAGCCGGACGCCCCCGGCCCCTCGCTGCCCGGCTGCCGCCCTCCGTCCATGGCCCCGGGGGGCGGCGCCCCGCGCTGGCGGCGGGCGGAGATCCTGGTCTCCTGGCCGTTGGCCAACCTGGGCGCCTCCCTGCCCAACCTCCAGGCGACGGTGGCGGGGAACCTGTTCGAGCTGTCGCAGTTTTCCGGGCTGCGCCTGCTCGACCTCGGCCTGCCGCCTGCCTTCCTGGACGGCTGCCCCGGCCCGGGCTTCGGCATCCCCGGCACGCGGCGCCTCGCCGGCGTGCCGCGCTTGCCGCTGATCGGCACGATCATCAAGCCCTCGATCGGCCTCTCGCCCGCGGCGACGGCGGCGCTGGTGGACCGGCTCTGCGAGGGCGGCATCGACTTCATCAAGGACGACGAATTGCAGGCCGACGGCCCACACTGCCCCTTCGACGCGCGCGTCGCGGCGGTGATGGGCGTGGTGGAGCGTCATGCCGACCGGCTGGGCCGCAAGCCCATGGTCGCCTTCAACCTGACCGGCGAACCGGACGAGATGCGCCGCCGCCACGACACGGTGCTGGCGGCGGGCGGCACCTGCGTGATGGCCAGCATGCATTCGGTCGGGCTGGCGGGGATGCTGGCGCTGCGCCGCCACGCGCAGTTGCCCATCCACGCGCACCGCAACGGCTGGGGCCTGTTCGGCCGCAGCCCGGCGGTGGGCGTGTCCTACGTGGCGTGGCAGCAGCTCTTCCGCGCGGCCGGGGCGGACCACCTGCACGTCAACGGGCTGCGCAACAAGTTCGCCGAGGACGACGCCTCCGTCCTCGCCTCCGCCCGCGCCTGCCTGACGCCGCTCTCGGCCGGGCGCGACGACGCGGCCCAGGACGATCGGGCGATGCCCGTCTTCTCCTCCGGGCAATGGGCGGGGATGGCGGCGGACACCTTCGCCGGGCTGGGCTCGGCCGACCTGATCCACGCGGCGGGCGGCGGCATCGTCGCGCATCCGGACGGGGTGGCGGCCGGCGTGCGGTCGCTGCGCCTGGCCTGGGAGGCGGCGCTGGCGGGCGAGGCCTGGGATGATGCGGCGCGCCGCCACCCGGAACTGGCCCGCGCGGCCGAAGCCTTCGGACGCGGCTGA
- the nanR gene encoding transcriptional regulator NanR, with protein sequence MAGEGQIQRRKLSQAVLDRLQARIDAGEWQPGDHLPSERELMESLGVGRPAVREALQSLERSGIIAITHGERARLAVPSAQSLVAQIADGAAHLLRAQPGSLEHLKEARVFMEAGFARLAAERATAAGLEALRDRLEAQRRVRPQAVRFLEADMAFHRQIAEMTGNPIFPAVIEAMFGWLSSSYYRSLIRAPGAESLTLAEHERILAAIAARDPPQAETAMREHLTRANTLYGSLLRPEEEA encoded by the coding sequence GTGGCGGGCGAGGGGCAGATCCAGAGGCGGAAGCTCTCCCAGGCGGTGCTCGACCGCCTGCAGGCGCGGATCGACGCCGGCGAGTGGCAGCCGGGCGACCATCTCCCCTCGGAGCGCGAGCTGATGGAGAGCCTCGGCGTCGGCCGCCCTGCGGTGCGGGAGGCGCTCCAGTCCCTGGAGCGCTCCGGCATCATCGCCATCACCCATGGCGAGCGAGCGCGCCTCGCCGTGCCCTCGGCGCAGTCGCTGGTGGCACAGATCGCCGACGGGGCCGCCCATCTGCTGCGCGCCCAGCCCGGCTCGCTGGAGCACCTGAAGGAGGCGCGGGTCTTCATGGAGGCCGGCTTCGCCCGCCTCGCCGCGGAGCGCGCCACCGCGGCCGGGCTGGAGGCGCTGCGCGACCGGCTGGAGGCGCAACGGCGGGTCCGGCCGCAGGCGGTGCGGTTCCTGGAGGCGGACATGGCCTTCCACCGCCAGATCGCGGAGATGACGGGCAACCCGATCTTCCCCGCGGTGATCGAGGCGATGTTCGGCTGGCTGTCCTCCTCCTACTACCGCTCCCTCATCCGGGCCCCGGGGGCGGAGAGCCTGACCCTGGCGGAGCACGAGCGCATCCTGGCCGCCATCGCCGCGCGCGATCCCCCCCAGGCCGAGACGGCGATGCGCGAGCACCTGACCCGTGCCAACACCCTGTACGGCAGCCTGCTGCGCCCGGAGGAGGAGGCGTGA
- a CDS encoding nucleoside hydrolase, translating to MSLPPSKRVRVILNTDAKNEADDQYAIVHALLTPLFDLHCVMPAHFGTRKSQTSLKDSHDEVIKLLDLMELNGRVRVVDGATGAMPDERTAAESEGARFIVDQAMKDDPRPLHVAFLGPLTDMAAAILMEPRIAKRNVRVVWIGGGVWPVGGNEYNLSNDIASANVVFRSGIEIWQIPKPLYRVMAVSHTELRERVEPQGAIGKYLVDQLIEFNARRPEPFEHRSLGDSPAIGVMMYPECGTSDFRAAPEFNALMNYEHTGRNGSVKVYTDIDQRYIHEDFFAKLARFHRGLGEFARFDG from the coding sequence ATGAGCCTGCCGCCCAGCAAGAGGGTCCGCGTCATCCTCAACACCGACGCGAAGAACGAGGCGGACGACCAGTACGCCATCGTCCATGCCCTTCTGACGCCGCTCTTCGACCTGCACTGCGTCATGCCGGCGCATTTCGGGACGCGGAAGTCGCAGACCAGCCTGAAGGACAGCCATGACGAGGTGATCAAGCTCCTCGACCTGATGGAGCTGAACGGCCGCGTGCGGGTGGTGGACGGCGCGACCGGCGCCATGCCGGACGAGCGCACGGCGGCGGAATCGGAGGGCGCGCGCTTCATCGTCGACCAGGCGATGAAGGACGATCCGCGCCCGCTGCACGTCGCCTTCCTCGGCCCGCTCACCGACATGGCGGCGGCGATCCTGATGGAGCCGCGGATCGCGAAGCGCAACGTCCGGGTGGTCTGGATCGGCGGCGGCGTCTGGCCGGTCGGCGGCAACGAGTACAACCTGTCCAACGACATCGCCTCGGCCAATGTCGTCTTTCGCTCCGGCATCGAGATCTGGCAGATCCCCAAGCCGCTCTACCGCGTCATGGCCGTCAGCCACACGGAGTTGCGCGAGCGGGTGGAGCCGCAGGGGGCCATCGGCAAGTACCTGGTGGACCAGCTGATCGAGTTCAACGCGAGGCGCCCCGAGCCCTTCGAGCACCGCTCCCTGGGGGATTCCCCCGCCATCGGCGTGATGATGTACCCCGAATGCGGCACCTCCGACTTCCGCGCCGCGCCGGAGTTCAACGCGCTGATGAACTACGAGCACACCGGCCGCAACGGCAGCGTGAAGGTCTACACGGACATCGACCAGCGCTACATCCACGAGGACTTCTTCGCCAAGCTCGCGCGGTTCCACCGGGGCCTGGGGGAGTTCGCGCGGTTCGACGGCTGA
- a CDS encoding carbohydrate ABC transporter permease, protein MSAALDSFPGAVPLRRRRRTLRRDGGNLAFYLALTMGALVWIAPIALLLMTAMKSAAEFAHGDTFAFPETIEWANFARAWAAGVRTYFLNSLLMTAVKVPVGVVIAAMAAFALTCMPMRGARPVFFLFLIGLVVPIQMALVPLTILLRNLGLLDSLVGLFWLYLGFGLPFGILVLRGYMRTLPKALIEAAVIDGCSWFGVFWRIVLPLSKPAVVALLIFDGISTWNEFILAQIFLRTDSMRTLPLGLVNFQTEFSTAYELLAAAQCITIAPLVVVYLIFQRHFVSGLAGSVKG, encoded by the coding sequence GTGAGCGCCGCGCTGGACAGCTTCCCCGGCGCGGTGCCGCTGCGCCGGCGGCGCCGGACCCTGCGGCGGGACGGCGGCAACCTCGCCTTCTACCTGGCGCTGACCATGGGCGCGCTGGTCTGGATCGCGCCCATCGCCCTGCTGCTGATGACGGCGATGAAGTCGGCGGCCGAATTCGCCCATGGCGACACCTTCGCCTTCCCCGAGACGATCGAATGGGCGAACTTCGCCCGCGCCTGGGCGGCGGGGGTGCGGACCTACTTCCTCAACTCCCTGCTGATGACGGCGGTCAAGGTGCCGGTGGGCGTGGTGATCGCCGCCATGGCCGCCTTCGCCCTGACCTGCATGCCGATGCGCGGGGCGCGGCCGGTCTTCTTCCTGTTCCTGATCGGGCTGGTGGTGCCGATCCAGATGGCGCTGGTGCCGCTGACCATCCTGCTGCGCAACCTGGGCCTGCTGGACAGCCTGGTGGGGCTGTTCTGGCTCTATCTGGGCTTCGGCCTGCCCTTCGGCATCCTCGTGCTGCGCGGCTACATGCGCACCCTGCCGAAGGCGCTGATCGAGGCGGCGGTGATCGACGGCTGCTCCTGGTTCGGCGTGTTCTGGCGCATCGTCCTGCCGCTCAGCAAGCCAGCCGTGGTGGCACTGCTGATCTTCGACGGCATCTCCACCTGGAACGAGTTCATCCTGGCGCAGATCTTCCTGCGCACCGATTCCATGCGCACCCTGCCGCTCGGGCTGGTGAACTTCCAGACGGAGTTCTCCACCGCCTACGAGCTGCTGGCCGCGGCGCAATGCATCACCATCGCCCCGCTGGTCGTCGTCTACCTGATCTTCCAGCGGCATTTCGTCAGCGGCCTGGCCGGTTCGGTCAAGGGCTGA
- a CDS encoding carbohydrate ABC transporter permease, whose amino-acid sequence MAGEGMGAATAGLGMRAAAPRPILGLRARDWRRTGAALLFLAPALAVYATVILYPMVYSAWLSLHDWDGVGPQKTFVGLDNYRILLTENRVFWVALKNTAVWTVVALTVPTSLGLLLALALNRRLRGMAFYRSVFYFPALLSMSITGLIFTWIYHPSLGFLNQMLEVLGMPDLQRAWLSEPSIALYAVMVAAAWHNTGLPMLLYLAGLQTIPGEVLEAAEVDGARPIRRFWSITLPMLRETTFVVLAITFINALKVYDIVYVMTFGGPANTTQVLGTWMYFLTYNFNRVGLGTAIAVILFALTMIFAIPYLRRVGKDAP is encoded by the coding sequence ATGGCGGGGGAGGGGATGGGCGCGGCGACGGCCGGGTTGGGGATGCGGGCGGCGGCCCCTCGCCCCATCCTGGGGCTGCGCGCGCGGGACTGGCGGCGGACGGGGGCGGCGCTGCTCTTCCTGGCGCCGGCGCTGGCGGTCTATGCCACCGTCATCCTCTACCCCATGGTCTATTCCGCCTGGCTCAGCCTGCACGACTGGGACGGCGTCGGGCCGCAGAAGACCTTCGTCGGGCTGGACAACTACCGCATCCTGCTCACCGAGAACCGCGTCTTCTGGGTCGCGCTGAAGAACACCGCCGTCTGGACGGTGGTGGCGCTGACCGTGCCGACCTCGCTCGGTCTGCTGCTGGCCCTCGCCTTGAACCGAAGGCTGCGCGGCATGGCCTTCTACCGCAGCGTCTTCTACTTCCCCGCGCTGCTGTCGATGAGCATCACGGGGCTGATCTTTACCTGGATCTACCACCCCAGCCTGGGCTTCCTGAACCAGATGCTGGAGGTGCTGGGCATGCCGGACCTCCAGCGGGCCTGGCTGTCGGAGCCCTCCATCGCCCTCTACGCCGTGATGGTGGCCGCCGCCTGGCATAACACGGGCCTGCCCATGCTGCTCTACCTCGCGGGGCTCCAGACCATCCCGGGCGAGGTGCTGGAGGCGGCGGAGGTGGACGGCGCTCGCCCGATCCGCCGCTTCTGGAGCATCACCCTGCCGATGCTGCGCGAGACGACCTTCGTCGTGCTGGCCATCACCTTCATCAACGCGCTGAAGGTCTACGACATCGTCTATGTCATGACCTTCGGCGGGCCGGCCAACACCACCCAGGTGCTGGGCACCTGGATGTACTTCCTGACCTACAACTTCAACCGCGTCGGGCTGGGCACGGCCATCGCCGTCATCCTCTTCGCGCTGACCATGATCTTCGCCATCCCCTACCTCCGCCGCGTCGGGAAGGACGCGCCGTGA
- a CDS encoding ABC transporter substrate-binding protein yields MTTLRRRDLSLGLLGLAATGGLARPALAQTAPSGPVTVELFGLATNGWDGVIEGFQKEYPNVTIRWTRFGTDEMKQALRVGAGSGKMPDLWFNWGGSLASPYNRAGLAMDLTPRVSELKLDQTLIPSAIALAQDQGKLFGVPNRLVPMSIFYRKEMVEKAGIKEAPASFAALEEACEKLRAARITPFSLGGKFSWMTMRFTDFFMEHFAGPEEHDRIKAMESSWDSEPVIKAFAKLKEWVDKRNFNLGFLNTDPATNMQLVYQGRAAMVFEVPTIELTRIRREGLDPSTYGTFPAPSDHARKRVSGFQQQLQVSAKAPREVQEAALLYATYVVRPDLAAKHMQFIGGPSAVRGVMPGEEFPLQRQWAQWLQGEVSLYLPGDQALPQEVVAAYFEAQDSVVLGSLSPREAAQRVQQAIVAYKARRN; encoded by the coding sequence ATGACCACGCTGCGCCGCCGGGACCTGTCGCTGGGGCTGCTCGGCCTCGCCGCCACCGGGGGGCTGGCCCGCCCCGCCCTGGCGCAGACCGCGCCATCCGGGCCGGTGACGGTGGAGCTGTTCGGCCTCGCCACCAATGGCTGGGACGGGGTGATCGAGGGCTTCCAGAAGGAATACCCCAACGTCACCATCCGCTGGACGCGCTTCGGCACGGACGAGATGAAGCAGGCGCTGCGCGTCGGCGCCGGATCGGGCAAGATGCCCGACCTGTGGTTCAACTGGGGCGGCAGCCTCGCCTCGCCCTACAACCGCGCCGGGCTGGCGATGGACCTGACGCCGCGGGTGAGCGAGCTGAAGCTCGACCAGACGCTGATCCCCAGCGCCATCGCCCTGGCGCAGGATCAGGGCAAGCTGTTCGGCGTGCCGAACCGGCTGGTGCCGATGAGCATCTTCTACCGCAAGGAGATGGTCGAGAAGGCGGGCATCAAGGAGGCGCCGGCCAGCTTCGCCGCGCTGGAGGAGGCCTGCGAGAAGCTGCGCGCGGCGCGCATCACGCCCTTCTCGCTGGGCGGCAAGTTCAGCTGGATGACGATGCGCTTCACCGACTTCTTCATGGAGCACTTCGCCGGGCCGGAGGAGCACGACCGCATCAAGGCCATGGAATCGTCGTGGGATTCCGAGCCGGTGATCAAGGCCTTCGCCAAGCTCAAGGAGTGGGTGGACAAGCGCAACTTCAACCTGGGCTTCCTGAACACCGACCCCGCGACGAACATGCAGCTGGTCTACCAGGGCCGCGCCGCCATGGTCTTCGAGGTGCCGACCATCGAGCTGACGCGCATCAGGCGCGAGGGACTCGACCCCTCCACCTACGGCACCTTCCCAGCACCCAGCGACCACGCGAGGAAGCGCGTCTCCGGCTTCCAGCAGCAGCTCCAGGTCTCCGCCAAGGCGCCGCGCGAGGTGCAGGAGGCGGCGCTGCTCTACGCCACCTACGTCGTGCGGCCGGATCTCGCGGCGAAGCACATGCAGTTCATCGGCGGGCCGAGCGCGGTGCGCGGCGTGATGCCGGGCGAGGAGTTCCCGCTGCAGCGGCAATGGGCGCAGTGGCTGCAAGGCGAGGTCAGCCTCTATTTGCCCGGCGACCAGGCGCTGCCGCAGGAGGTGGTGGCCGCCTATTTCGAGGCCCAGGATTCCGTCGTGCTCGGCTCGCTCTCCCCGCGCGAGGCGGCGCAGCGGGTGCAGCAGGCGATCGTGGCCTACAAGGCCCGCCGGAACTGA
- a CDS encoding Gfo/Idh/MocA family protein produces the protein MTVRGALVGAGFFARNHLAAWREIAGVDVVAICDREEDKARRLAGEFAIPRHYADAAAMLEAERPDFVDIVTTVESHDALVRLAAAHRVPAICQKPFARSLEEGRGMVRACAGAGVPLMVHENFRWQSPLRAAKAALEDGAIGTPEVARISFRHGYDIYAGQPYLLREERLAIMDIGIHVLDVARWLLGEVTRLSCLTQRIDPRVAGEDDVSLLLDHAGGVLSFVDFCFAAVRHPDPFPQTLLRIDGSAGRLALDAGYRLTVEGREGRRTTEVEPAVPDWGAKPWHGIQESVRSIQQHWIDGLREGREPATSGADNLRTLELVELAYRSAGAGRALPVGEAA, from the coding sequence ATGACCGTTCGGGGAGCGCTGGTTGGCGCCGGGTTCTTCGCCCGGAACCACTTGGCCGCCTGGCGCGAGATCGCCGGGGTCGATGTCGTCGCCATCTGCGACCGGGAGGAGGACAAGGCGCGTCGCCTGGCCGGCGAGTTCGCCATCCCTCGCCACTACGCCGATGCCGCCGCCATGCTGGAGGCGGAGCGGCCGGACTTCGTCGATATCGTCACCACCGTGGAATCGCACGACGCGCTGGTGCGGCTGGCCGCGGCGCATCGCGTGCCGGCCATCTGCCAGAAGCCCTTCGCTCGCAGCCTGGAGGAGGGGCGCGGCATGGTGCGCGCCTGCGCCGGGGCAGGCGTGCCGCTGATGGTGCACGAGAACTTCCGCTGGCAGTCGCCGCTGCGGGCCGCGAAGGCCGCGCTGGAGGACGGCGCGATCGGCACGCCGGAGGTGGCGCGGATCAGCTTCCGCCACGGCTACGACATCTATGCCGGCCAGCCCTACCTGCTGCGGGAGGAGCGGCTGGCCATCATGGATATCGGCATCCACGTGCTCGACGTCGCGCGCTGGCTGCTGGGCGAGGTCACGCGCCTCTCCTGCCTGACGCAGCGGATCGACCCGCGCGTGGCGGGCGAGGACGACGTCTCCCTGCTGCTCGACCATGCCGGCGGCGTGCTGTCCTTCGTGGATTTCTGCTTCGCCGCCGTGCGGCACCCCGATCCCTTCCCGCAGACGCTGCTGCGCATCGACGGCAGCGCGGGCCGGCTCGCCCTCGACGCGGGCTATCGGCTGACGGTCGAGGGGCGGGAGGGGCGGCGGACGACGGAGGTGGAACCCGCTGTCCCCGACTGGGGCGCGAAGCCCTGGCACGGCATCCAGGAGAGCGTGCGGTCGATCCAGCAGCACTGGATCGACGGCCTGCGCGAGGGACGGGAGCCCGCGACCTCCGGCGCCGACAACCTGCGCACGCTGGAGCTGGTGGAGCTGGCCTATCGCAGCGCCGGGGCCGGCCGCGCCCTGCCGGTGGGAGAGGCCGCGTGA
- the thrC gene encoding threonine synthase: protein MRYVSTRGEAPPRDFEAVLLAGLAEDGGLFVPETWPELSAAEWRALRGLPYPDLAARIVGLFAGDSLDQATLQGMTRVAYAGFGHAAVAPLVQLDHRTHALELFHGPTLAFKDMAMQLLGQLFDHVLEKRGERVTIVGATSGDTGSAAIEACRDRANVDIVILHPEGRTSEVQRRQMTTVLSPNVRNIAVRGDFDDCQDLVKAMFADAPFRREMRLSAVNSINWARVAAQIPYYAYAALALGAPDRPVAFSVPTGNFGNVLAAWAARRMGLPIERLIVASNRNDILVRFLATNDMTARPVEPSLSPSMDIQVSSNFERLLFELLGRDAAATGAAMRAFRETGRMPVPDAAWRQATALFHGAALDDAGTLEEMRRVHATTGWLPDPHTATATAAARLLLPEDAAIPVVVAATAHPAKFPDAAEQAVGFRPALPPRLADLYEREERYSVLPNRLEEIEAAVRGHARRNAA from the coding sequence ATGCGCTACGTCTCCACCCGCGGCGAAGCCCCGCCCCGCGACTTCGAAGCTGTCCTGCTCGCCGGCCTGGCGGAGGATGGCGGCCTCTTCGTGCCCGAGACCTGGCCGGAGCTGTCGGCCGCCGAATGGCGTGCCCTGCGCGGCCTGCCCTATCCGGATCTTGCGGCACGGATCGTCGGCCTCTTCGCCGGGGACAGCCTGGACCAGGCGACGCTGCAGGGCATGACCCGCGTGGCCTATGCGGGCTTCGGACATGCCGCCGTGGCGCCGCTGGTGCAGCTCGACCACCGCACCCATGCGCTGGAGCTGTTCCATGGCCCGACGCTCGCCTTCAAGGACATGGCGATGCAGCTGCTGGGGCAGCTCTTCGACCACGTCCTGGAGAAGCGCGGGGAGCGGGTGACGATCGTCGGCGCGACATCCGGCGACACCGGCTCCGCGGCCATCGAGGCCTGCCGCGACCGGGCGAACGTCGATATCGTCATCCTGCACCCGGAAGGCCGCACCAGCGAGGTGCAGCGGCGGCAGATGACCACCGTCCTGTCGCCCAACGTGCGCAACATCGCGGTGCGGGGCGACTTCGACGACTGCCAGGACCTGGTGAAGGCGATGTTCGCCGACGCCCCCTTCCGGCGGGAGATGCGGCTCTCCGCCGTCAACTCGATCAACTGGGCCCGGGTGGCGGCGCAGATCCCCTACTACGCCTATGCCGCCCTCGCGCTCGGCGCGCCGGACCGGCCGGTGGCCTTCTCCGTTCCCACCGGCAACTTCGGCAACGTGCTGGCGGCCTGGGCGGCGCGGCGCATGGGTTTGCCGATCGAGCGGCTGATCGTGGCGTCGAACCGCAACGATATCCTCGTGCGCTTCCTCGCCACCAACGACATGACCGCGCGACCGGTCGAACCCTCCCTTTCCCCCAGCATGGACATCCAGGTCTCGTCCAACTTCGAGCGGCTGTTGTTCGAGCTGCTGGGCCGCGATGCCGCCGCCACCGGCGCCGCCATGCGGGCCTTCCGCGAAACCGGCCGCATGCCGGTGCCCGACGCCGCCTGGCGGCAGGCGACCGCGCTGTTCCACGGCGCGGCGCTGGACGACGCCGGCACGCTGGAGGAGATGCGGCGCGTCCACGCCACCACCGGCTGGTTGCCCGACCCGCACACCGCCACCGCCACCGCCGCCGCCCGCCTGCTGCTGCCCGAGGACGCGGCGATCCCCGTGGTGGTGGCCGCGACCGCCCACCCGGCCAAGTTCCCGGACGCGGCGGAGCAGGCGGTCGGCTTCCGCCCGGCACTGCCGCCGCGCCTGGCGGACCTCTACGAACGGGAGGAACGCTATAGCGTCCTGCCCAATCGGCTGGAGGAGATCGAGGCGGCCGTGCGCGGACATGCGCGGCGCAACGCCGCCTGA